The following proteins are encoded in a genomic region of Amycolatopsis sulphurea:
- a CDS encoding NADP-dependent oxidoreductase has protein sequence MTTSRQFVLARRPQGRVREDDFSLVQTEIGPVPNGGIRLETLVVSLDPAIRGWLDDRPSYLPPVAIGAPVRSFGLARVTESRNPGYRPGDVVRGFVGWQERQVVPEPDPTWERITPEPGIPLETALGVLGMPGLTAWVGVHDILRPEPGQTMLISGASGAVGTLAVQLAKRAGARVLGIAGGTMKCALLTEQLGLDAAIDRHDPDWCDHLTAATPEGIDLVFENSGGPMFDATIARLENHARIALCGLIDGYNQATRPAGPANFGLLLTKRVLTQGFIVLDHLHRAPEIGKQLAGLIRDQEIQAIQTVEHGFDRLPVAFVGSFTGGHLGKLLVDLT, from the coding sequence ATGACCACGTCACGTCAGTTCGTTCTCGCCCGGCGACCGCAAGGGCGGGTCCGCGAGGACGACTTCTCCCTCGTGCAGACCGAGATCGGCCCGGTACCCAACGGCGGCATCCGGTTGGAGACGCTGGTGGTCTCCCTGGACCCGGCCATTCGCGGCTGGCTGGACGACCGGCCCAGCTACCTTCCACCGGTGGCGATCGGCGCGCCGGTCCGGTCGTTCGGGCTGGCCCGGGTCACCGAATCGCGCAACCCCGGTTACCGGCCCGGCGACGTCGTGCGCGGCTTCGTCGGCTGGCAGGAACGTCAGGTCGTACCGGAGCCGGACCCCACTTGGGAGCGGATCACCCCGGAACCCGGCATTCCCCTGGAAACCGCGCTCGGCGTGCTCGGCATGCCCGGTCTCACCGCGTGGGTCGGCGTCCACGACATCCTGCGACCCGAACCGGGCCAGACCATGCTGATCTCCGGCGCGTCCGGCGCGGTCGGCACCCTGGCCGTCCAGCTCGCCAAACGCGCCGGCGCCCGCGTGCTCGGCATCGCCGGTGGCACCATGAAATGCGCGCTGCTCACCGAACAACTCGGTCTCGACGCCGCGATCGATCGGCACGACCCCGATTGGTGCGATCACCTGACCGCCGCCACACCCGAGGGCATCGACCTGGTCTTCGAGAACTCCGGCGGCCCGATGTTCGACGCGACCATCGCGCGGCTCGAGAACCACGCCCGCATCGCCTTGTGCGGCCTCATCGACGGCTACAACCAGGCCACCCGGCCGGCAGGCCCGGCGAATTTCGGCCTGCTGCTCACCAAACGCGTGCTCACCCAGGGCTTCATCGTCCTCGACCACCTGCATCGCGCACCGGAGATCGGGAAACAGCTCGCCGGCCTCATCCGCGACCAGGAAATCCAGGCCATCCAGACCGTCGAACACGGCTTCGACCGGCTACCGGTGGCGTTCGTCGGCTCCTTCACAGGCGGCCACCTCGGCAAACTCCTCGTCGACCTGACCTGA
- the glnA gene encoding type I glutamate--ammonia ligase gives MPTTPDDIQRLIADEKVESIDVRFCDLPGVMQHFTVPAKAFDLEAYEEGLAFDGSSVRGFQSIHESDMLLLPDPETARIDPFRKTKTLSLNFFVHDPFTREAYSRDPRNIARKAEQYIAEYGVADNVYFGPEAEFYIFDSVRFEDAEHLSFHEIDSVEGWWNTGADTEGGNQGYKTRFKGGYFPVPPVDHFADLRDDIVRQLQGQGFEIERAHHEVGTAGQTEINYKFNTLLHAADDLQLFKYIVKNTVFAAGKTATFMPKPLAGDNGSGMHCHQSLWKDGQPLFHDESGYAGLSDTARHYIGGLLKHAPSLLAFTNPTVNSYHRLVPGFEAPVSLVYSQRNRSACVRIPITGNNPKAKRAEFRCPDSSGNPYLAFSAMMMAGLDGIKNKIEPPEPIDKDLYELPPEEAKNVKLVPGDLGTVLDTLEADHDFLLEGGVFTSDVIETWIQFKRENEIDPLRLRPHPYEFSLYYDV, from the coding sequence GTGCCCACTACTCCAGACGACATCCAGCGCCTCATCGCCGACGAGAAGGTGGAGTCCATCGACGTCAGGTTCTGCGACCTGCCGGGCGTCATGCAGCACTTCACGGTGCCCGCCAAGGCGTTTGACCTGGAGGCCTACGAAGAGGGTCTGGCCTTCGACGGCTCCTCGGTACGCGGCTTCCAGTCGATCCACGAGTCCGACATGCTGCTGCTGCCGGACCCCGAGACCGCCCGGATCGACCCGTTCCGCAAGACCAAGACGCTGTCGCTCAACTTCTTCGTGCACGACCCGTTCACGCGCGAGGCCTACAGCCGCGACCCGCGCAACATCGCGCGCAAGGCCGAGCAGTACATCGCCGAGTACGGCGTCGCCGACAACGTGTACTTCGGCCCGGAGGCGGAGTTCTACATCTTCGACTCGGTCCGCTTCGAGGACGCCGAGCACCTGTCGTTCCACGAGATCGACTCGGTCGAGGGCTGGTGGAACACCGGCGCCGACACCGAGGGCGGCAACCAGGGCTACAAGACCCGGTTCAAGGGCGGCTACTTCCCGGTCCCGCCGGTCGACCACTTCGCCGACCTGCGCGACGACATCGTCCGGCAGCTGCAGGGCCAGGGCTTCGAGATCGAGCGCGCGCACCACGAGGTGGGCACCGCGGGCCAGACCGAGATCAACTACAAGTTCAACACGCTGCTGCATGCCGCGGACGACCTGCAGCTGTTCAAGTACATCGTGAAGAACACCGTGTTCGCCGCGGGCAAGACCGCGACGTTCATGCCGAAGCCGCTGGCCGGGGACAACGGCTCGGGCATGCACTGCCACCAGTCGCTGTGGAAGGACGGCCAGCCGCTGTTCCACGACGAGTCCGGGTACGCGGGCCTGTCGGACACCGCGCGCCACTACATCGGCGGCCTGCTCAAGCACGCCCCGAGCCTGCTGGCCTTCACCAACCCGACGGTGAACTCCTATCACCGCCTGGTGCCGGGCTTCGAGGCGCCGGTCAGCCTGGTGTACTCGCAGCGCAACCGCTCGGCCTGCGTGCGGATCCCGATCACCGGCAACAACCCGAAGGCCAAGCGCGCCGAGTTCCGCTGCCCGGACTCATCGGGCAACCCGTACCTGGCGTTCTCCGCGATGATGATGGCCGGCCTCGACGGCATCAAGAACAAGATCGAGCCGCCGGAGCCGATCGACAAGGACCTCTACGAGCTGCCGCCCGAGGAGGCCAAGAACGTCAAGCTGGTCCCGGGCGACCTCGGCACGGTGCTCGACACTCTGGAAGCCGACCACGACTTCCTGCTCGAAGGCGGCGTCTTCACCTCCGACGTGATCGAGACCTGGATCCAGTTCAAGCGCGAGAACGAGATCGACCCGCTGCGGCTGCGTCCGCACCCGTACGAGTTCTCGCTGTACTACGACGTGTGA
- a CDS encoding ATP-dependent DNA helicase UvrD2, whose protein sequence is MATASSPQSSPRRPSLLDGLDPEQRAAAAAPRGPVCVLAGAGTGKTRTITHRIAHLVRSGHVAPGQVLAVTFTARAAGEMRTRLRGLGVDAAQALTFHAAARRQLRYFWPRVVGDRPWDLVDNKFRLVAQAAQRLRLSTEVEVVRDLTSEIEWSKASLVSPDEYAAVAARTQRETPAPVAQVAEVYRQYEELKTAAQVLDFDDLLLHTTAVLEKHEAVAVEFRDRYRCFVVDEYQDVTPLQQRLLDAWLGGRDDLTVVGDANQTIYSFGGASPRSLLEFTRRFPEATVVRLERDYRSTPQVVSLANQVIGAARGRPAGSRLKLIGQRPEGPDPRFAEHEDEAAEAAAVAGHVRELLDGGVAASEIAVLFRVNAQSEAYEQALTEVGIPYLVRGGERFFQRTEVRQAMSALRTAAMEPSGPELVTAVRSVLARVGLTEQPPAGGAAKERWDALLALVELAEELAAAVDDADLSRFVADLEQRAVAQHPPTVEGVTLASLHSAKGLEWDAVFLVGLSEGTMPILHADGDDSAIEEERRLFYVGVTRAREHLSLSWSLSRGPGSRRNRRRSRFLYGLIPEDHPAARIARAQQTPKAATKVNRCRLCDGPLVQTMEVKLGRCGRCPSTVDEDLLEKLKAWRGERSRELKVPAFVVFTDATLMAIAEQRPTDDGALVSISGIGATKLARFGSEVLDVVRASMRS, encoded by the coding sequence GTGGCCACCGCATCGTCTCCCCAGAGCAGTCCACGCCGTCCCAGCTTGCTCGACGGGCTCGACCCGGAGCAGCGTGCCGCCGCGGCCGCACCTCGCGGGCCGGTCTGCGTCCTCGCCGGGGCGGGCACGGGGAAGACACGCACGATCACGCACCGTATTGCGCATCTGGTTCGCTCTGGGCACGTCGCGCCTGGTCAGGTGCTCGCGGTCACCTTCACCGCGCGTGCGGCGGGTGAGATGCGTACGCGGCTTCGCGGGCTCGGCGTCGACGCTGCGCAGGCGCTGACCTTTCACGCGGCAGCGCGGCGACAGCTCCGTTACTTCTGGCCAAGGGTCGTGGGGGACCGGCCGTGGGACCTGGTCGACAACAAGTTCCGTCTCGTCGCGCAGGCCGCACAGCGTCTTCGGCTGAGCACCGAGGTCGAGGTGGTGCGTGACCTCACCAGTGAGATCGAGTGGAGTAAGGCTTCGCTGGTCTCGCCGGACGAGTACGCGGCTGTCGCGGCGCGTACGCAGCGTGAGACGCCGGCGCCGGTCGCGCAGGTGGCCGAGGTGTACCGGCAGTACGAAGAGCTGAAGACGGCCGCGCAGGTGCTCGATTTCGACGATCTGCTGCTGCACACCACGGCGGTGCTCGAAAAGCACGAAGCGGTCGCTGTCGAGTTTCGCGATCGTTACCGCTGCTTCGTCGTCGACGAGTATCAGGACGTCACCCCGTTGCAGCAGCGTCTGCTCGACGCGTGGCTCGGTGGTCGCGACGACCTCACGGTGGTCGGCGACGCCAACCAGACCATCTACTCGTTCGGCGGTGCTTCGCCGCGGTCGTTGCTGGAGTTCACGCGGCGCTTCCCGGAAGCGACCGTGGTGCGGCTGGAGCGTGATTACCGGTCGACGCCCCAGGTGGTGTCGCTCGCGAACCAGGTGATCGGCGCGGCCCGTGGCCGTCCGGCCGGTTCGCGCCTGAAGCTCATCGGCCAGCGGCCCGAGGGGCCGGACCCACGGTTCGCCGAGCATGAGGACGAAGCTGCCGAGGCTGCTGCGGTCGCGGGCCATGTCCGCGAGCTGCTCGACGGCGGCGTGGCCGCGAGTGAGATCGCGGTGCTGTTCCGCGTGAACGCGCAGTCGGAGGCGTACGAGCAAGCGCTTACCGAGGTCGGGATCCCGTACCTGGTCCGTGGCGGTGAGCGGTTCTTCCAGCGCACCGAGGTGCGGCAGGCGATGTCGGCGCTGCGTACGGCGGCTATGGAGCCGTCAGGCCCCGAGCTGGTTACTGCAGTGCGTTCGGTTCTCGCGCGGGTTGGCCTCACTGAGCAGCCGCCTGCGGGCGGCGCGGCGAAGGAGCGGTGGGACGCGCTGCTCGCGCTCGTCGAGCTGGCCGAGGAGCTGGCCGCCGCAGTCGACGACGCCGACCTGTCACGTTTCGTCGCGGATCTCGAACAGCGCGCAGTCGCGCAGCATCCACCGACCGTCGAAGGCGTCACGCTGGCGTCGCTTCACTCGGCGAAGGGGCTTGAGTGGGACGCCGTGTTCCTCGTCGGCCTGTCCGAGGGCACGATGCCGATCCTGCACGCCGACGGTGACGACTCGGCGATCGAGGAGGAGCGTCGGCTGTTCTACGTCGGCGTTACGCGGGCGCGGGAGCACCTGTCGTTGTCGTGGTCGCTCTCGCGTGGCCCGGGCAGCCGTCGCAACCGCCGGCGCAGCCGATTTCTCTACGGGCTGATTCCGGAGGACCACCCGGCGGCGCGGATCGCGCGGGCACAGCAGACGCCGAAGGCGGCCACGAAGGTGAACCGCTGCCGGCTGTGCGACGGTCCGCTGGTGCAGACCATGGAAGTGAAGCTGGGCCGGTGCGGGCGGTGCCCGTCCACAGTGGATGAAGATCTGCTGGAGAAGCTGAAGGCCTGGCGGGGCGAACGGTCGCGGGAGCTGAAGGTGCCGGCGTTCGTGGTGTTCACCGACGCTACCCTGATGGCCATTGCCGAACAGCGGCCGACCGACGACGGGGCGCTCGTGTCGATCTCCGGCATCGGGGCCACGAAGCTGGCCCGCTTCGGCTCGGAAGTGCTCGACGTGGTGCGCGCCTCGATGCGGTCTTGA
- a CDS encoding RDD family protein, protein MARWTGEWLPGTGDPTTRQDAPKWPGERFGLPETGVGAVASGGQRVLALIVDLVLAALITGLFVRYDLQNVAAMQTFNLWAGGVWAVLSVFPVTFFGFTPGMGALGIRVARLDGASMVGPWRALVRMVLTVLILPPLVRNVDSRNWLDRATGTVVIRMR, encoded by the coding sequence GTGGCGAGATGGACGGGTGAATGGCTGCCGGGCACCGGCGACCCCACGACGCGGCAGGACGCACCCAAGTGGCCCGGGGAGCGGTTCGGGCTGCCCGAGACGGGCGTCGGCGCGGTCGCGAGTGGCGGGCAGCGTGTGCTCGCGCTGATCGTGGACCTTGTGCTCGCCGCGCTCATCACGGGGCTCTTCGTGCGTTACGACCTGCAGAACGTGGCCGCGATGCAGACGTTCAACCTGTGGGCGGGCGGGGTGTGGGCGGTGCTCAGCGTGTTCCCCGTGACCTTCTTCGGCTTCACGCCGGGCATGGGCGCGCTCGGTATCCGCGTCGCGCGGCTCGACGGTGCGTCCATGGTCGGCCCCTGGCGCGCGCTGGTCCGGATGGTGCTGACTGTGCTGATCCTGCCGCCGCTGGTGCGCAACGTCGACAGCCGCAACTGGCTCGACCGGGCGACCGGCACCGTCGTCATCCGGATGCGCTGA
- a CDS encoding DUF4191 domain-containing protein, which produces MAGKQDKEAAKEAKREKRAAGKARRGQFFEAFKMQRREDPLLIPWMAGSIVVVAGALFGIGFLLDMQWALLPLGVVLGLLLAVIIFGRRVQRTVFAKADGQPGAAAWALENLRGKWKVTPTVAATTQLDAVHRVLGHPGVVLVAEGAPHRVKTLLAQEKKRVARLIGETPIYDFTIGHEDNQIPLKKLQSHLTKLPRNLKPAQVDALEAKLAALGSRGAAMPKGPMPAGAKMRNVQRTIRRR; this is translated from the coding sequence ATGGCGGGTAAGCAGGACAAGGAAGCGGCCAAGGAGGCCAAGCGGGAGAAGCGCGCGGCAGGCAAGGCGCGGCGCGGGCAGTTCTTCGAGGCGTTCAAGATGCAGCGCCGCGAAGATCCGCTGCTCATCCCCTGGATGGCCGGTTCGATCGTGGTCGTCGCCGGTGCGCTGTTCGGCATCGGGTTCCTCTTGGACATGCAGTGGGCGCTGTTGCCGCTGGGCGTTGTGCTCGGGCTGCTGCTCGCCGTGATCATCTTCGGCCGCCGGGTGCAGCGCACCGTCTTCGCGAAGGCCGACGGCCAGCCCGGCGCGGCCGCGTGGGCGCTGGAGAACCTGCGCGGGAAGTGGAAGGTCACGCCGACGGTGGCCGCCACCACGCAGCTCGACGCCGTGCACCGCGTGCTCGGGCACCCCGGCGTGGTGCTCGTCGCGGAGGGCGCGCCGCACCGGGTGAAGACGCTCCTGGCGCAGGAGAAGAAGCGCGTCGCCCGGTTGATCGGCGAGACCCCGATCTACGACTTCACGATCGGGCACGAGGACAACCAGATACCGCTCAAGAAGCTGCAGAGCCACCTCACGAAGCTGCCGCGCAACCTCAAGCCGGCCCAGGTGGACGCGCTGGAGGCGAAGCTCGCCGCGCTCGGCTCGCGTGGCGCCGCGATGCCGAAGGGCCCGATGCCGGCCGGCGCGAAGATGCGCAACGTACAGCGCACCATCCGCCGCCGCTGA